One window of Atribacter laminatus genomic DNA carries:
- a CDS encoding QueT transporter family protein: MKKLPRMALIAALYAAFTILPPFYAFAYGPIQIRVAEAFTVLPFLFPETIFGLTIGCFLANLLGQVGFLDIVFGTLITFLAALVTSKMKKAYLAPLPPVLFNSFGVSLYLAKLFQVPYFYSVFYIMIGELIACYGIGYPILKILLKRGIVRR; this comes from the coding sequence ATGAAGAAACTACCACGTATGGCATTGATTGCCGCACTCTATGCAGCCTTTACTATTCTGCCACCTTTTTATGCTTTTGCATACGGTCCAATACAAATCAGAGTCGCAGAAGCCTTTACCGTTTTACCTTTTCTATTTCCTGAAACAATTTTTGGTTTAACCATTGGATGTTTTTTGGCGAATCTCTTGGGACAGGTTGGGTTTCTGGATATCGTCTTTGGAACCCTCATTACTTTTTTGGCTGCCTTGGTTACTTCAAAAATGAAAAAAGCTTACTTGGCTCCCTTGCCTCCGGTCTTATTCAATTCCTTTGGTGTTTCTTTGTATCTCGCTAAACTTTTTCAAGTTCCCTATTTTTATTCCGTTTTTTATATTATGATAGGAGAACTTATTGCCTGCTATGGTATCGGATATCCGATCTTAAAAATCTTGCTTAAACGTGGAATAGTTAGGAGATGA
- the tyrS gene encoding tyrosine--tRNA ligase, with protein sequence MSFEKRATQDLEILCRGVEDIINPEDLQKKLIRYYQTGQPLIIKEGFDPSAPDIHLGHTVTLRKLKQFQLLGHQVVFLVGDFTGRIGDPTGKKEARKQLTEEEVLANAKTYSEQAFKILDPEKTIIKFNSKWLKNLSFVDIIEITAHFTVARMLEREDFHQRLSNGKPVGLHEFLYPIMQAYDSVALHADVELGGTDQRFNLLMGRDLQREFGQEPQVVMMMPLLEGTDGVEKMSKSLGNYIAVNDSPFEMFGKIMSIPDSLIKKYFILLTDIPMDTILKWERDFSNNLLHPRDWKITLAKEIVSIYHGSAHSNQALEDFERAFAKKERPEDAQILTFTDDDLKDEKIWVISLLLKTGVSHSKSEIRRLIEQGGVYLDNERISDPNSDIQIKDDQFLRVGKKLFFKIKKK encoded by the coding sequence TTGAGTTTTGAAAAAAGAGCAACTCAAGACCTCGAGATTCTCTGCCGAGGAGTCGAAGACATTATAAATCCCGAAGACCTCCAAAAAAAATTAATTCGCTATTATCAAACCGGACAGCCTTTAATTATTAAAGAAGGATTTGATCCCAGTGCACCTGATATCCATCTGGGACATACCGTTACCCTTAGAAAACTGAAGCAGTTTCAGCTTCTTGGCCATCAAGTCGTTTTTCTGGTAGGTGATTTTACTGGTCGTATCGGTGATCCAACCGGTAAAAAAGAAGCCCGGAAACAATTGACCGAAGAAGAAGTTTTAGCCAACGCGAAAACCTATTCAGAACAAGCTTTTAAAATTCTTGACCCAGAGAAAACCATTATTAAATTCAACAGTAAATGGCTTAAGAATCTTTCTTTTGTCGATATCATTGAAATTACTGCTCATTTTACGGTAGCCCGCATGTTAGAAAGAGAAGACTTCCATCAACGCTTATCAAATGGAAAACCGGTCGGATTGCATGAATTTCTTTATCCTATCATGCAAGCTTACGACTCGGTTGCTCTGCATGCCGATGTCGAGTTAGGGGGAACTGACCAACGTTTCAACTTACTCATGGGTCGTGATTTACAAAGAGAGTTTGGCCAAGAGCCTCAAGTAGTCATGATGATGCCATTGTTAGAGGGTACCGATGGAGTTGAAAAAATGAGCAAGAGTCTCGGTAATTACATCGCGGTAAATGACTCACCCTTTGAAATGTTTGGTAAAATTATGTCAATTCCTGATTCTCTTATAAAAAAATATTTTATACTCCTCACCGATATCCCCATGGATACGATTCTTAAATGGGAAAGGGATTTTTCTAATAATCTTCTCCATCCTCGAGATTGGAAAATAACTCTCGCCAAAGAAATCGTCTCTATATATCATGGGTCAGCTCATTCCAACCAAGCTTTAGAAGACTTCGAACGGGCTTTTGCCAAAAAAGAAAGGCCCGAAGACGCTCAAATACTTACTTTTACTGATGATGACTTAAAAGATGAAAAAATCTGGGTTATTTCCTTGCTTCTTAAAACTGGCGTATCTCATTCAAAAAGTGAAATACGAAGATTAATCGAGCAGGGAGGAGTATATCTCGACAACGAGAGGATATCGGATCCAAATTCTGATATCCAAATTAAAGATGACCAGTTTCTTCGGGTTGGGAAAAAGCTCTTTTTCAAGATCAAAAAAAAATAA
- the nusA gene encoding transcription termination factor NusA, with translation MNKDIFFAIEQIERAKGIPRETLKQAIEAALLSAYKKNFKGPHKAVEVILDSNTGEVKVYTHKVINPETGETLDIDEYEVLSGQGTNRLESGEIVQVEITPKDFGRIAAQTAKQVIMQRIREAERSLVYDEFLERTEDIVTGVINRKEGKNIIVDLEKIESLLPSNEQISSENYRIGARMKFYIIEVKKTSRGPRIVLSRSHPGLVKRLFELEVPEVQEGFVTIKAIAREPGARTKIAVESRDAKVDPVGSCIGNKGSRVKHITDELRGEKIDIIRWSNDPKVFISDALSPAHVTLVELDPGSNTALVYVPDDQLSLAIGKEGQNARLSARLTGWRIDIKSDREIREAPGQS, from the coding sequence ATGAATAAAGATATTTTTTTTGCTATCGAACAAATTGAAAGAGCAAAGGGGATTCCGCGCGAGACCCTTAAACAAGCTATTGAAGCAGCTCTTCTGTCTGCCTACAAAAAAAATTTTAAGGGCCCCCACAAAGCAGTGGAAGTTATTCTTGATTCAAATACTGGGGAAGTCAAAGTTTATACCCATAAAGTAATCAATCCTGAAACTGGAGAAACGCTCGATATCGACGAATATGAAGTTCTATCCGGTCAAGGCACCAACCGCCTTGAATCAGGAGAAATAGTCCAAGTTGAGATTACCCCTAAAGATTTTGGGAGAATTGCTGCCCAAACTGCCAAACAGGTAATTATGCAGCGCATTCGAGAAGCTGAGAGAAGCTTGGTATATGATGAATTTTTAGAAAGAACCGAGGATATCGTAACTGGTGTCATTAATCGTAAAGAAGGAAAAAATATCATTGTCGATCTGGAAAAAATTGAATCTCTTCTTCCCTCCAATGAACAAATATCATCGGAGAATTACCGAATTGGGGCACGGATGAAATTTTATATAATTGAAGTTAAAAAAACCAGCCGAGGCCCCCGTATTGTTCTATCTCGATCTCACCCAGGCTTGGTAAAACGGTTATTTGAATTGGAAGTTCCTGAAGTACAAGAAGGTTTTGTCACCATCAAAGCCATAGCAAGAGAACCAGGAGCACGAACGAAAATTGCAGTCGAAAGCCGAGATGCCAAAGTTGATCCGGTTGGTTCTTGCATAGGAAATAAAGGATCGAGAGTCAAACATATAACTGATGAACTCCGAGGAGAAAAAATTGATATTATTCGTTGGAGTAACGATCCAAAAGTATTTATTTCAGACGCTTTGAGTCCAGCTCATGTTACCTTGGTCGAACTTGATCCTGGCTCCAATACGGCACTGGTGTATGTACCTGATGATCAACTGTCACTCGCCATTGGAAAAGAAGGGCAGAATGCCAGACTTTCTGCTCGTTTAACCGGGTGGAGAATTGATATAAAAAGCGATCGAGAAATTAGAGAGGCGCCTGGTCAATCATGA
- the rnpM gene encoding RNase P modulator RnpM: MKKKKIPLRLCLSCRLRKEKKSLIRIVASPTGEIDIDLTGKKPGRGAYICPNAECNARINRQLLSFALKTEVVQEEVTALQRAIQNLIESLPKEVKHGKN, encoded by the coding sequence ATGAAAAAGAAGAAAATACCTTTACGGCTTTGCCTTTCTTGTCGCCTTCGGAAGGAGAAAAAATCATTGATTCGGATCGTTGCATCACCGACTGGTGAGATAGATATCGATTTAACTGGAAAAAAGCCCGGAAGAGGAGCCTATATATGTCCTAATGCTGAGTGCAATGCCCGTATAAATAGGCAACTCCTTTCTTTTGCCCTTAAGACTGAGGTGGTTCAGGAAGAGGTTACAGCTCTTCAGAGGGCAATTCAAAATCTAATTGAATCCTTGCCAAAGGAGGTTAAGCATGGCAAAAATTAG
- the infB gene encoding translation initiation factor IF-2, protein MAKIRIYKVAEQLGMPTHEVMDILKALGSDVKNHMSSIDEEYIELLQEEREYRKKEEEKNRKRKERTIQLKESPHLKDIARLLDMHWEDIVIKLADWNVIFDSKKPLPPLVVERLAREKNWEIIWEDSLREKTIEALQGGLGIRPPIVTVLGHVDHGKTTLLDAIRRSKVAQSEYGGITQKIGAYQIEVSNKKITFVDTPGHEAFTAMRARGAQVTDIAILVVAADDGVMPQTIEALQHAKAADVSIIVAINKIDKSGANPDRIKQQLSDYGLVPEEWGGDTIFVNISALQKKGINDLLEMILLQAELLELKARHQGYATGTIIESRLDRGKGPVATVIVKEGTLKIGDFFVAGATWGKVRSLFSVNGKKVKEAIPSMPVEIVGFSELPPAGTQYMVIEDEKIARLIANQKQLKEREKSLKGSSAQITSLEELLSPEEGKKRELNIILKADFQGSLDAIEKVLSQIGSEEVSIKVLSKGVGNINEADVVLAAASNGIVIGFDVKLPSEVSKNAKREGVDVRLYRIIYDVIDDLQNAIKGMATPKQYQESIGKAEVRAVFKIPKTGVISGSYVTSGKIERNAFVRVIRKGEILEESAKIVSLKRFKEDVKEVSMGYECGIGLDRFEDFEEGDILEAYIIREE, encoded by the coding sequence ATGGCAAAAATTAGAATATATAAAGTAGCAGAACAACTTGGTATGCCAACTCATGAAGTGATGGATATATTAAAAGCTTTGGGATCTGATGTAAAAAACCATATGAGTAGTATTGATGAAGAGTATATTGAGCTTTTACAGGAAGAAAGGGAGTATCGGAAAAAAGAAGAAGAAAAAAACCGGAAAAGAAAAGAGCGAACCATTCAGCTTAAAGAGTCACCTCATTTGAAAGATATCGCGCGACTACTCGACATGCATTGGGAAGATATTGTTATTAAATTAGCTGATTGGAATGTGATTTTTGATTCAAAAAAACCTCTTCCACCACTCGTGGTTGAACGTTTAGCCCGTGAGAAAAATTGGGAAATCATCTGGGAAGATAGTTTACGGGAAAAAACCATTGAAGCTCTTCAAGGTGGCTTAGGTATTCGTCCTCCAATTGTGACCGTTTTAGGTCATGTCGATCACGGGAAAACCACTTTATTAGATGCTATTCGCCGTTCAAAAGTTGCCCAATCAGAATATGGTGGAATAACACAAAAAATCGGAGCCTATCAAATCGAAGTGAGCAATAAAAAGATTACTTTTGTTGATACACCTGGCCATGAAGCTTTTACCGCAATGAGAGCTCGGGGAGCTCAAGTCACTGATATCGCTATTTTGGTAGTAGCCGCTGATGATGGTGTAATGCCTCAAACTATTGAAGCTCTCCAACATGCTAAAGCTGCCGATGTATCTATTATTGTTGCCATTAACAAGATCGATAAATCCGGTGCAAATCCCGACCGAATTAAGCAACAACTCTCTGATTATGGACTAGTTCCAGAAGAATGGGGAGGAGATACAATTTTCGTGAATATATCAGCTCTACAGAAAAAAGGGATTAACGACCTTTTAGAAATGATCTTGCTCCAAGCAGAGTTACTGGAATTAAAAGCTCGTCATCAAGGTTACGCCACTGGAACGATTATTGAATCCCGATTAGATCGAGGGAAGGGACCGGTTGCTACGGTTATAGTAAAAGAAGGAACCCTAAAGATTGGTGACTTTTTTGTTGCCGGTGCCACCTGGGGAAAAGTTCGTTCCCTCTTCTCGGTAAATGGGAAAAAAGTTAAAGAAGCAATTCCTTCTATGCCAGTAGAAATTGTTGGCTTTTCTGAATTACCCCCAGCTGGAACTCAATATATGGTAATAGAAGATGAAAAAATTGCTCGCCTTATAGCGAACCAAAAACAACTGAAGGAGCGGGAAAAATCTTTAAAAGGATCAAGTGCTCAGATTACTTCTCTCGAAGAACTTCTTTCACCAGAAGAGGGGAAAAAGCGAGAGTTGAATATTATCCTTAAGGCTGATTTTCAAGGATCTCTTGACGCTATCGAAAAAGTTCTTTCCCAAATTGGAAGCGAAGAAGTAAGTATTAAGGTCCTTTCCAAGGGAGTTGGCAATATCAACGAAGCCGATGTCGTTTTAGCCGCAGCTTCAAATGGAATCGTTATTGGTTTTGATGTTAAGCTTCCCTCTGAGGTATCAAAAAATGCCAAAAGAGAAGGAGTAGACGTCCGTCTTTATCGAATTATTTATGACGTCATTGACGATTTACAAAATGCTATTAAAGGAATGGCAACGCCTAAGCAATATCAAGAAAGCATCGGAAAAGCTGAAGTAAGAGCAGTTTTTAAAATACCAAAAACTGGAGTGATATCCGGTTCCTATGTCACCTCGGGAAAAATAGAAAGAAATGCTTTTGTACGAGTAATTCGCAAGGGTGAAATACTTGAAGAATCAGCAAAAATTGTCTCCTTAAAAAGGTTTAAAGAAGACGTCAAAGAGGTCTCTATGGGATATGAATGCGGAATTGGGCTTGATCGCTTCGAAGATTTTGAAGAGGGAGACATTTTAGAAGCCTATATCATACGAGAAGAATAA
- a CDS encoding DUF503 domain-containing protein, which translates to MRIGAGQVLLSIPESFSLKDKRRIMNSIKQRLKNRFNLSVIEINPDIAWNQGLIGFACVGEDEMTVKHMIDQIGRFMEDDGRYEIIQFNIQIY; encoded by the coding sequence ATGAGAATCGGAGCCGGTCAGGTATTGCTTTCTATTCCTGAAAGCTTTTCGTTAAAAGATAAAAGAAGAATTATGAATTCTATCAAACAACGACTGAAAAACCGTTTTAATCTCTCGGTTATAGAAATAAATCCTGACATTGCCTGGAATCAAGGCCTTATTGGTTTTGCCTGCGTCGGCGAAGACGAAATGACGGTAAAACATATGATCGATCAGATTGGTCGTTTCATGGAAGATGACGGTCGATATGAAATAATTCAATTTAATATCCAAATCTATTGA
- the rbfA gene encoding 30S ribosome-binding factor RbfA — protein MKSYRSQRLAELIKREIATMVLSDAADPRIKRMTITHVNITPDLKIARIFVTFPGNKNEVEESFQALLKASRFIRSHISQNIRIRYMPEIEFIYDTSLEKAYQVIDLINQIGRKNGS, from the coding sequence ATGAAGAGTTATCGATCCCAACGTTTGGCTGAACTCATTAAAAGAGAAATTGCCACTATGGTTTTGTCCGATGCGGCAGATCCACGTATAAAGAGAATGACTATTACCCATGTCAATATTACTCCAGATTTAAAAATAGCTAGAATTTTCGTCACCTTCCCTGGGAATAAAAATGAAGTTGAAGAAAGTTTTCAGGCTTTGTTAAAAGCAAGTCGATTTATTCGAAGTCATATCAGTCAAAATATTCGGATACGCTACATGCCAGAAATTGAATTTATATACGATACCAGCTTGGAAAAAGCTTATCAGGTTATAGACCTCATAAATCAAATAGGAAGAAAAAACGGGAGTTAA